The following nucleotide sequence is from Echeneis naucrates chromosome 17, fEcheNa1.1, whole genome shotgun sequence.
GACACTTGGTCTGCTAAAATGCGATGAGATCCGCTGAGTTAATGAAACAACACTTTAATCATCTAGAGACAAATTACAACATACAATCAGCACCAATCTGCACCGGCTCTTGTATCTCTCTTTGTTCTCTGCAGCCGCGTTGGCTTCTACATTGGAACTTACAAGAGTGTGACAAGTCTGGAGGCAAAGTTTCATAGAGAGATCTCTCTGGTGAGATTTCCACATAAATCCATTGCTGCTTTGACTTTTACATAATTCGAAGGAGTAGAAGATAATACATCATCTCTGTACCAACATCACATCTTCCTTGGCACAGGAGTCTGTGTTGAtgtcaaaatataaatgtcaagaTGAACCAGTATTTTGTAGAGAGGGATAAATCTGAAAATCAAGTTTCAGTAAATATTCCTGTTCAGGTTTGCAGGCAACTGTATGAAGTGATGACCAAACTGGCTGAGCAACACTCTGACAAAATGTTTACCATCCAAGGGGCACCAAGGTTGGTATGAGTTTCCCCCTGCTGGGAGCTGCCTTTACATTCAGAAAATCTGAGCACAGATTTTAATCTGTTTACCTGAGATGACTTTATGTTGTGTGATTTGTGGTTTCCATTAAATGCCTTAGTGACTCTGGTCCGCTACGACTTGCGAGAACCCCATCACCACCGGAGGATGAAAGTCCACCAGAGAGTCCAGATGCCAGTTCCAATCATATGCTCCGCCCTGTCTCACCTGGACCACCACGGCCTAAATCACCAATACAGGTAGGTCTGATCCCAACGTGATTCTGGGatagtaataaataaaatataacagagTTGGCAGCTATACATGATATATTACTGAATGTTAAAGATAATTTCACTGCTAGTTATAGATGATATAGCTAAGCCGATAAATATTTGGATATTGACACAATTTTCAGCACTTTGGTGGAGGGCAGATATAAAACACTCCCACACTATTCACCTGGTTTGGATGTAAATaccctcaaattaaagctgGAAATCTGCACATAAGTGAcacatcatttctatgaacttcatgcagcatcgtgttcctgcctgcacctgtgtTAAATagcccctcctcctgctgtcatcTCTCCCTATTCTACCCAAccttgccccccacccccatctctctctctctctccttcactctccctctccctctgtccctctctcaacccaaacagtccccagcctggttctgcccaaggtttctgcctcttaaaggaagtttttccttcacatgggggaatctgttgggtctctttaaataattttataaagagtttggtcttgacctgctcttcgtgtaaagtgccttgatgtaactttgttatgatttggggctttataaataaatcagatttaatttgaaatcattGTGGTGATATACAGAGTagaaatgctgaaaattgtgACAGAAATATTTATGGACCTAACTATATTACTGATTGTTATAGATTATTAGAATTATAGATTTTTAGAGATATCGGAAAATAAACCAGCAGACAGTGTTTATCAAACATGATACATACATATGTTAAGTTATCAACCTGAACTGGGTGTTGACAGTTCAACAGTACAAACTTCAAAGtaactttctgtttgtttgtttgtttttttttcctgcgcACTTTTATCTGTTGTTGGTGAGTGAACACCTGACATTGGCTTTTATCATCTCTCTGTTACCGTGAATATTTATTAGATCTGTAACGCTAGACTTGTTATAGGTAGTTGATTCCTGACAATAGAAAACAGATGTTTTCTATCGTTGGTTTATCAGATTTGACTACAGTGTGACCTTCGCCATTACATATTTGTCAACCTCATTTGGACAAATATGGATTTGTAAATGATGTCACACCATTGTGCTTCTATCAAAGCTTCATCCAGTCAGTTCAATGTAACATACGCATAACAGAGCCATAACATATTTCTCAGTTTTTACGTCAGATGGTGGATCATCATAATGATCACAATAAGAAACTGACCCTCACACATGGTCTCTGTTACTGTAAAGAAGCCTAAACTGGTCAAACATTATGAAGTGGGAGGAGGTCCGTCAGACATTTCAAATGATGAACTACAATCACAAAGTAACTGGTTCTTGGTCTGTTGTTGTATATGAGCAAGAAACTTCCCATCAGAGTGCAGGCAGTGCAGAGCAAagttcagttcattttcacCTGCTCAGTTTTTAGTGAAGCAGCCATGGAACTTTGTTCTGGTaacaacaatataaataaagcaTTATGCGGAAGGAAACatactgatgacatcagctgGTGCCAGTTCTCTCTATTCATATACAGGCTGTTGGACCCCTCAATGTTGTATTTCTGTTAATTTGAAATTaatatgtgatttattttggaCAGAAAGTGTCTCTAAAttctacatatatatttttatgcctcagatttatttaaagacTTTCGATAAGACAATATCACTAACTGGAGCAATCAGCTAGGAAACTTATGGATCCTCCCACTTCACAACAAGTATGAATAGCTGTTTAGTGTTGGAATGTTGATTGTGACTGTGAAATCAATCAGGGGTCTTTACTACGAAGCAGGATTTGGATTTAGCGAGGTAACTTCAGGTTGAACCCCGGGTATTTGTTCTCATGAACATGGATCATTGGTGATGAGCCGGATATCAGATCACAGATATTAAATGTTTCTATGTTTTATATTCAGTATTTTAACTTCTGTATGTACACGCTTGGCATTCTGTTGTCAGCAGTCCTTCATTTGGAAGTTGCAACAGTTTTGCTTTTAGCTTTTATTATGTCCTTGAATTCCTCTAACTTGTTTATGATTGTTTATGATATCTCGAGGTTCATTAGTGAAGTAAGCCGCTCTGTTAGAAACCTGCTGTGCAATTGCCTATGTTCACTATTGGCAAGATGATGATAACTCCACCCCCTTAATGTACATGTGCAGATAACTAGACAGGCCAAACCTGGTTGATTCAGGGAAGTGACTGTGTTGTAGGACTGGCAAATGTGATTGAGGATGTTAGATTGAGTGAATCCAGATCAGTGGAACATTTCCTGGGTATGGTAAAGTTGCTTCGTAGTTCAGGAGCCTGGTTTGAGTGGACTGGTTCATCCTTGTCATCTTTTCTGTCAGTTTAAAAAGGGACCACCAGTGCCCCCTCCACCAAAGGTCACACCAACAAAGGAGGTagcagaggagcagattatTGACCTGTTTGGAGGAGAATTTTTACCTGCACCATCACCTTCACAGGTGTGTTGGTTTGTgctgcttcattttcttctctgtagtttgttgttcttgtctgttaatttgtttgttttccggTTTTTTGCAGCCTAATGAACGACCTGGAGAGTCTCTTCTTGACCTGGACTTTGAAGCATTTCAGCCAGATGAAAGCGTTTCACCAATACCTCAGGTTCTTTCCATTAAAGGACCTTTTCACCCACTCAactcaactttatttatatagcactttaAAAATAACCACAGCTGAAACAAAGTACTGTACATAAATAggcaaaacaacagaaaaacaatgaaatgaataaaattaaacagGAATAAACACttgttttttcaaaacaacaaaaaacaaaacagtaaataaagaGAACAAGAGCAGAGTCTCATTCAGGGttgaaagcaaagaaattaaaatgggTTTTAAGACggtttttaaaaatggacagTGATTGGGCTTGTCTAATGTGCAATGGTAGCTCGTTCCATAATTTAGGAGCCGCAACAGAGAAAGCTCGATCCCCTCTGAGCTTCCATTTTGACCTCGGTACCTCTAGGAGGAGCAGATCACCTGACCTGAGACACTGAGCAGGAAAATAGGGGTGAAGGAGCTCAGTGAGGTAAGGAGGGGCAAGACAATtataagatttaaaaataaataaaagaatcttGAAATGGACTCTAAAGTGCACAGGCAGCCAGTGGCGGGAGGCCAGAATGGGAGTTGTGTGCTCCCTCTTACATACTCCAGTTAAAAGgtgagcagctgtgtttttcacTAACTGGAGACATGTGAGGGAGGACCAACTGACTCCAATTCAAGTGCATCACAGTAACATTACAGCTGAGATGTGATAAAGGCATGGATTACTGTTTCAAAGTGCTTTTGTATGAGGAAAGGTTTCACCTTTGCCAGCTGCTTAATCTGGAAAAAGCTGGACTTCACCACTTTGCCGATATAATTTATAATCACTGTCCATCTTAACACCCAAGTTTGAAACAGTTGGCTTTACATAGTCTACCAAGGGGCCCAAGTCAACAGGAGGGGGCTCACATGGGCCACTGGGGCCAAACACCatcacttctgtttttttctcattaaaatgtaaaaagtttaAGGCCATCCAGGCTTtgatgtcttcaagacatgacAGTAGTGGTGTGAGGGAAAAAGCATTCTTCTTTTTCAGTGGCACATATATCTGACTATCGTTAGCATAACAATGGAAAGAGATACCATGCCCCCAACCAGGGGCCTCAAAATCGACCCCAACAGCATGTTGACACGAAGTCCACAACTGAACACATTGTGTCAGATCAAAAGGTTTCATTAGAACAACTTGCTGACTGTCTGAGAGTAGAAACTAATCTTTTGACATCTATCTGTGACCGATAGTGAAGTATACAGTATGTAATGTGTGATTAACGCTAAAATGCGATGTGCCCCTTCCAGACAGCTATACCCTGGGATATGTGGTCGGTAAGTCTTTTAAGATTCGCAACTCATTATTCTTGTCTTGTATTTATGTtacattattttgaaattcatttACACAACTGACACAAACCATCACAAATGAGTTGATGCTGGTTTTATGTTCAGATTATCCTTTAGAAAGAAAACTTGGTCTGTGTTTACAGATCTAAGCTTCTCTTtgcttgctttttcttttttaaagggAAATGCACAAACAGTTCAGCCTGTAAGTATTCACAATAACACCACTGTCATTGAAACTGGAGACATAACTGATAATTGTCTCCACAGTGATAATTTTCCATGTAGAACATCATTGATTTCACCAACAAATTACTTTATGTAACCTTTGACCTTATTTTactcttattttttcttttcttttatctcatgttttttgttgacatcaagtcaaagtcaaactCAAATTTACTGTCTGTTCTTCTGCACATACAAGATACACAGAGGaatcaaaattacatttgttctTTTGTCCTCTACAGTGTAACAtagaaccaaagaaaataaggtGGAGAATatggaagaggagagagatatACTTATAAAGGGGCAGAAAAAACCTATAGATTTTTCTTGTTGATTTCGCAATATATTTGAAAGAATGATGCAAAACATCCAGCTTGTGCTTTAAATTCCACCTTATTCTGTTGCACTGTCTGTACAGCCTTTCTGTAGGTCACATACCGTTAACTCTAACCTTCAGCAGGGAGGAGACAAACTTTAACTCTTCATTCCCTGCCATTTCTAAGCAGGCTGCAGATTCTGGCTTCATCGCTGACTGGTCTGCAGACTTTGGGCCAGCATCAGCAAATGGAGATGTTTCTTCAAGAGTCGAGGCCCCCGCTGCAGAGCTGGAAGGGGTGCCTGATGGGGCACAGGGTGGGCCTCAGGGTTGGCCGCAGGCTGATGGCTGGCAGCCATGCAGAAACACAGCTACATCCCTTCAAAACAGGGAGAAAGCCGCAGCCCCTGAGGATGAGGTTAGCAAGCGGGTCCCTCAAACTAACACAAACCTTCATCCCACTGCCACCAGGGGCGATGAAGATGAGACAGGCCAAGCAGATTCAGGGGTGTGCAGAGCAGAGCTTGAAGACCGCAGGACATCCACCCCAGGGTTTATTTTCACCAACGAATATGGTGAACAGATTGAGGACAGCACTGAGGACAGAAGAGAAAAGTGGTCCAGGTCCCCAGATGGTTCTGGGTCTGAATATGAGACTGCTGAAGAGTGGGGGGAGGGAGGTTTGGGGGGAGGGTGGGCTAGTGCCGATGATGAACTTTCATATGATGATGGTCCCATAATGAATGCCTCAGATGGGGGTGCAGGTAGAGCTGATGGTGCAGCAGCAGACTTGTCTGAGATGAGAGAAATTTGCAGAGAGGTTTGTGAGACACAGGGAGGAGGTGAATTTGACTCAGTTACATCaggtgaaaaacaggaaggaggcGCATTTGATTCAGATCCCTTCGCTGAACCACAGGGGGGGCGTGCATTTGATTCAGATCCCTTCACTGAACCGCAGGGAGGGGCTGCATTTTATTCCGATCCCTTCGGTGAACCGCAGGGAGGGGCTGCAATTTATTCAGATCCCTTCGGTGAACCGCAGGGAGGGGGTGCAATTTATTCAGATCCCTTCGGTGAACCGCAGGGAGGGGCTGCAATTTATTCAGATCCCTTCGCTGAACCACAGGGAGGGGGTGCATTTGATTCAGATCCCTTCGCTGAACCACAGGGAGAGGGTGCATTTGATTCAGATCCCTTTGCTGAACCACAGGGAGAGGGTGCATTTGATTCAGATCCCTTTGCTGAAATATTGTctgaaaaaaagggaggagggtTTGAATTTGATCCCTTTGCAAAGTCACCAGGAGAAGGTGGGGTCAGGATTGCTGGGGTCAGGAGTGAGTGGGATGGAGacccttttgccaacaattTTCCAGCAGCACCGTCAGGGCATGAAGGTGACAGCTTTGAGTCTCCTATCACTGCCAGTGTCACAGATGTGAACATTCCCAGAATTCACAAAGAACCAGAGAATTCAGACATGTCCGAAGATGAGGCCACAAACCGGAGATTGGGAAAGTTGTACCAAGAACTAGATACAGAACAGGAAGAGGTACTTGACTTTCTCACTCCTTCGGTGTAGTAGATTAGCTCAGAATAGAACTCCGTCGATTCCCTCTCCTGCATTCTTCTCTCCTGCAGACTCACAAAATGAATGTAGTCTTCCTGAGATGTGGACCCCACCTGAGCTCCTCCCATCCATCCTAttgctttgtcattttgttaattccatatttttttgttgtatgtATCTCATTCAGTTATCTGAATCAAAGTGTTTCTTGCACTAATGTGTGTCTCTAAATCTATTCAGGTGACCAACACATTCAATGGAATTTCACAGGTGCGTTTCTTTGAAGAATGAAACTGCAGTTCATTGATGAACTTGAATTGCTGTGGGTGGTTCAAGTCCAATCACAGTGACTTTGACCTGTGTCACCTGATTGTATTGTGTCATCTAATGTTCTTTTCCCTTAATGTTTCCTTTTCTAATGTCCTACTCCTTTTTCAacctcttctttgtcttctttgagggttaaaataatttattaacaAGCATGTTTCATTCTAATTCTTCTTCTCATGTGTTGTGAAGGAAGCCTCTGCCCCATCCttttttgctgattttgatAAGATGGTAAGTTTTAAGTAACATGAGCAATCTGTCACTGAAAGTACCTTGTTTTCATTATAAGGGATGTTGTATATTCTTTGTATCTCATGACTTGCCTGAGACctagcttttgtgtgtgtgtgtgtgtgtgtggtggtgggggggggggggggggggtttgatgATTTCTGGGGCTTTTACTGAAGCCTTTAGAGGGTTGATCACAATCTTCTCTTCAAAAGAACCAAGCTAATGCTGAATCAGCTGGGGCCCCTGGAACCTCCGAGTCAAAACTTACCAAGGAGCAAGACCAACCTGCAGTCTCCCCTATTGGAGACCAACCTGCAGCTTCCTCTCCCGAAGGAGAGCTTGAGGAACATCCATCTCCCTCTagtggagaagaggaaaaaggtgcAGCACTCATAACTGGAGAGGAACCTTCAGTTCTACCTGCTGGAGATGAACCTGTAGCCCCCCCTGCTGGGGACGAGTCTGCAGCCCCCCCTGCTGGGGACGAGTCTGCAGCCCCCCCTGGTGATGCCGAACCTGCAGCCCCCCCAGCTGGAGAAGAAGTCATAGAGACTGCTGGCAGCCCGAAGGATAAACCAGCTGTGAGTCAAAGTGTTGATCCCAGTAGTTCAATAATCACTCCACTGGTATTTATGGTTATCATCGTGATCATAACTTTTTTGAC
It contains:
- the amph gene encoding amphiphysin, with the translated sequence MAEIKTGIFAKNVQKRLNRAQEKVLQKLGKADETKDEQFEQVVINFRRQESEGSRLQREMKSYMSAIKGMQQASINLTQSLHEVYEPDWHGKDDVMTIGKDCDALWEDFHNKLVDSTLLNLDAYLQQFPDLKTRVAKRSRKLIDYDSARHHVETLQASGMKNDRKIMKAEEELKKAQRVFDELNVGLQDELPTLWDSRVGFYIGTYKSVTSLEAKFHREISLVCRQLYEVMTKLAEQHSDKMFTIQGAPSDSGPLRLARTPSPPEDESPPESPDASSNHMLRPVSPGPPRPKSPIQFKKGPPVPPPPKVTPTKEVAEEQIIDLFGGEFLPAPSPSQPNERPGESLLDLDFEAFQPDESVSPIPQTAIPWDMWSGNAQTVQPQAADSGFIADWSADFGPASANGDVSSRVEAPAAELEGVPDGAQGGPQGWPQADGWQPCRNTATSLQNREKAAAPEDEVTNTFNGISQEASAPSFFADFDKMNQANAESAGAPGTSESKLTKEQDQPAVSPIGDQPAASSPEGELEEHPSPSSGEEEKGAALITGEEPSVLPAGDEPVAPPAGDESAAPPAGDESAAPPGDAEPAAPPAGEEVIETAGSPKDKPASLLASPSTEKPELGEEKMPIPSVVIEPASSNEGDDDRDVDIISPSAISDNGVSTENRTVKHMSPSGGASGLPEDFLYKVETMHDFEAANSDELELKRGDVVLVVPTASVEDQDAGWLTGIKESDWLTLGVAAQKGLFPENFTQQIE